The Halobacterium sp. CBA1132 genome has a segment encoding these proteins:
- a CDS encoding winged helix DNA-binding protein, which yields MNEVDDAILEFFEELGEVGGARVAQPPSPVKHHLVDVLGTVDRERSTFSRRMSKLEERGLLERVGEDTAYYQITEKGLAYLGGELSAGDLEEE from the coding sequence ATGAACGAAGTAGACGACGCTATCTTAGAGTTCTTCGAGGAACTCGGGGAAGTTGGTGGGGCGCGAGTTGCGCAGCCACCTTCGCCGGTCAAGCACCACCTTGTCGACGTTCTCGGGACGGTCGACCGCGAGCGCTCAACATTCTCTCGCCGAATGAGCAAACTGGAGGAGAGAGGACTTCTTGAACGGGTTGGAGAGGATACAGCATACTACCAAATCACGGAGAAGGGCCTCGCGTATCTAGGAGGAGAGCTTAGTGCTGGCGACCTCGAAGAGGAGTAA
- a CDS encoding type IV pilin has product MKKISFEIPDFDERGVSPVIGVILMVAITVILAAVIASFVLGFGDSVSENVQAGADISENDDGTATVTWISEGNADRLNVSVPSGAEANISGGLSGEIQQVGGTLTVQQNASVSGTTSVTVTVTAVGNGGSRTVVTQETVEVEANP; this is encoded by the coding sequence ATGAAGAAAATCAGTTTCGAAATCCCCGACTTCGACGAACGTGGTGTGTCGCCAGTTATCGGCGTCATTCTGATGGTAGCGATTACAGTCATTCTGGCCGCCGTTATCGCGAGCTTCGTGCTCGGCTTCGGCGACAGTGTGAGCGAGAACGTGCAGGCCGGCGCCGACATCAGCGAAAACGACGATGGCACTGCAACAGTGACGTGGATTAGCGAAGGGAACGCGGACCGACTGAATGTGTCCGTTCCCAGTGGTGCCGAGGCAAACATTAGCGGTGGGCTGAGCGGCGAGATACAGCAGGTTGGGGGGACGCTCACAGTTCAACAAAACGCATCTGTGTCCGGCACAACGTCAGTCACAGTGACGGTCACCGCAGTCGGAAACGGTGGTTCCCGGACCGTCGTCACGCAAGAGACCGTTGAGGTAGAGGCCAACCCGTAA
- a CDS encoding site-specific integrase has translation MYLEHRKPELSEKSLQNHQYRLDTLVEFCDEHDIENLNELSGRDLHRYRTWRSRDGISTMTLRTHLATLRVFLEFAASVDAVTPGLREKVVLPEVSREEESRDVKLSESRGEVVLDHLDQFEYASRDHVIFGLLWHTGIRLGTLRAFDVSDWDPDAPCLRVRHRPETETPLKNGEAAERAIAVGDYYAGVIDDYVQYNRQESRDDHDRHPLITSRYGRLSENAIRTTIYRWTRPCEVGTCPHERDPETCDAMESDQASRCPSSRSPHGIRRGALTRMLRDGTPEQVVSDRSDVSGDVLEQHYDQRTERERMELRKEFLDEL, from the coding sequence ATGTATCTCGAACACCGGAAGCCGGAACTCTCTGAGAAGTCGCTACAGAACCACCAGTATCGGTTAGATACGCTCGTAGAGTTCTGTGACGAGCACGATATTGAGAACCTAAACGAGCTGTCCGGTCGCGATCTTCACCGATACCGGACGTGGCGGAGTCGGGACGGCATCAGTACGATGACGCTCCGCACCCACTTGGCGACGCTTCGGGTATTCCTCGAATTTGCAGCGTCCGTGGATGCCGTCACGCCGGGCCTCCGTGAGAAAGTCGTTCTACCCGAAGTCAGCAGGGAGGAAGAATCTCGGGACGTGAAACTGAGCGAGAGTAGAGGCGAGGTCGTCCTCGACCACCTCGACCAGTTCGAATACGCGTCTCGCGATCACGTGATTTTCGGGCTCCTCTGGCACACCGGCATTCGGCTGGGAACGCTTCGGGCATTCGATGTTTCAGATTGGGACCCCGACGCCCCGTGTCTCAGAGTGCGCCACCGGCCAGAGACAGAAACGCCGCTGAAGAACGGCGAAGCGGCAGAGCGCGCCATTGCAGTGGGTGACTACTACGCAGGAGTCATTGACGACTACGTTCAGTATAACCGGCAGGAGAGCCGCGACGATCACGACCGCCATCCACTCATCACAAGTCGGTATGGGCGTCTCTCGGAGAACGCGATTCGGACGACCATCTACCGATGGACGCGGCCCTGCGAAGTCGGAACGTGCCCGCACGAGCGGGACCCGGAGACGTGCGACGCGATGGAGAGCGACCAAGCGAGTCGCTGCCCGAGTAGCCGTTCGCCCCACGGAATCCGTCGCGGCGCACTCACGCGAATGCTCCGGGATGGAACCCCCGAGCAGGTTGTAAGCGACCGTTCCGACGTGTCCGGCGACGTTCTCGAACAGCACTACGACCAGCGCACGGAGCGCGAGCGCATGGAACTACGGAAAGAGTTCCTCGACGAACTATGA